One region of Salvia miltiorrhiza cultivar Shanhuang (shh) chromosome 3, IMPLAD_Smil_shh, whole genome shotgun sequence genomic DNA includes:
- the LOC131018521 gene encoding uncharacterized protein LOC131018521 — MEGEKKKTAEEILNIASICEGGCRDKQNCCMDHLYSLIKDHTKEWKEIEEMRFAETPLHTAAAAGNTEVAMEIFNLMPSLGRKLNKEGLSPLHLAIEGAHHDTARVMARSDKQLVRVKGKKGMTPLMQCAARADGDEGIKDLRLLARLLVACPDSVADVNNNNQTVIHVALEHRRCDTVCMLVDWLRRISSLRQGYQRQHHPSRCSSIWLCQEILKMQRQTRFYSAGDNALRKHLAGRMVMEENHYRAFMPTNTFAFALSAVIVIFVAPGSPMFLILHLCLVFMCLSYLLALDFTSSYTGISDMIFVMSLCAIIGAYVAKLLYYPVKALLIDEDWWLRHLSIKFTNYSSRAKPNGYAAAAVKKAQMMKKQHMVLGLQ; from the exons ATGGAGGGCGAAAAAAAGAAAACGGCAGAAGAAATTCTAAACATAGCAAGTATATGTGAGGGTGGCTGCAGAGACAAACAAAACTGCTGCATGGATCATTTATACTCACTGATAAAGGATCACACAAAGGAGTGGAAGGAGATCGAGGAGATGAGGTTCGCGGAAACTCCGCTGCACACAGCGGCAGCGGCGGGGAACACGGAGGTGGCCATGGAGATCTTTAACCTGATGCCGTCGCTGGGCAGGAAGCTGAACAAGGAGGGGCTGAGCCCCCTCCACCTGGCCATAGAAGGGGCGCACCATGACACGGCGCGGGTGATGGCGAGATCTGACAAGCAGCTGGTGCGGGTGAAGGGCAAGAAGGGCATGACTCCGCTGATGCAATGCGCTGCCAGAGCCGACGGCGACGAGGGGATAAAAGATCTGAGGCTTCTTGCAAGGCTCTTGGTTGCATGCCCCGACTCGGTCGCCGAcgtcaacaacaacaaccagaCTGTTATTCACGTGGCGCTGGAGCATAGGCGGTGCGACACTGTCTGCATGCTGGTGGATTGGCTGAGGAGGATCAGTTCTCTCCGTCAGGGATATCAACGGCAACACCACCCTTCACGCTGCAGCTCAATTTGGCTGTGTCAAG AAATTTTGAAAATGCAGCGCCAAACAAGATTTTACTCTGCGGGCGACAACGCATTGCGGAAGCACCTGGCGGGGCGGATGGTGATGGAGGAGAACCACTACCGGGCCTTCATGCCGACCAACACGTTCGCGTTCGCGCTGTCAGCCGTGATCGTGATATTCGTTGCCCCGGGCTCGCCGATGTTCCTGATCCTCCACCTCTGCCTGGTGTTCATGTGCCTCAGCTACCTTCTCGCTCTGGACTTCACATCCAGTTACACGGGCATCTCCGACATGATCTTCGTCATGTCCCTCTGCGCCATCATCGGGGCCTACGTCGCCAAGCTCTTGTATTATCCGGTCAAGGCGCTCCTGATTGACGAGGATTGGTGGCTGCGGCACCTCAGCATCAAATTCACCAACTACTCCAGTAGAGCCAAGCCTAACGGTTACGCAGCGGCCGCCGTGAAGAAGGCACAAATGATGAAAAAGCAGCACATGGTGCTAGGTCTTCAATGA
- the LOC131019195 gene encoding transcription factor MYB8-like, whose protein sequence is MGHHSCCNQQKVKRGLWSPEEDEKLIRYITTHGCGCWSEVPQKAGLQRCGKSCRLRWINYLRPDIRRGRFTPEEEKLIINLHGAVGNRWAHIASHLPGRTDNEIKNYWNSWIKKKIRKPSTTSSNNTKINTNQDSHFTSAQDFFNRNLSTKSPVQDTLFPLTFMFDIGPTTTTTTEGLGVTDNTRIDHINFHENAGILMNQETWQMNQHQHHQSEMLQFTPLMENLENIMLPIDVQNGGGGQISEADCLQQRNEMNEWIEAQNSCSSYFLWDQAQGNVGGDASSNMATLLSSFPSSL, encoded by the exons ATGGGGCACCATTCTTGCTGCAACCAGCAGAAGGTAAAGAGGGGGCTGTGGTCTCCCGAGGAGGACGAGAAGCTCATCAGATACATCACAACTCATGGCTGTGGCTGCTGGAGCGAAGTGCCTCAGAAAGCAG GGCTTCAAAGATGTGGCAAGAGCTGTCGTTTGAGATGGATAAATTATTTGAGGCCTGATATTCGAAGGGGGAGGTTTACGCCGGAAGAGGAAAAACTCATTATTAACCTTCATGGGGCAGTAGGAAACAG ATGGGCTCATATAGCCAGCCATTTGCCGGGAAGAACAGATAACGAGATAAAAAACTATTGGAATTCATGGATCAAGAAGAAGATAAGAAAGCCATCAACAACTTCATCAAACAATACCAAAATAAACACTAATCAAGATTCTCACTTCACCTCTGCTCAAGACTTCTTCAACCGGAATCTATCTACCAAGTCGCCCGTTCAGGACACACTATTCCCTCTAACGTTCATGTTCGACATCGGCCCGACGACAACGACAACGACGGAAGGCCTCGGCGTCACTGACAACACCAGAATAGATCACATTAATTTCCATGAAAATGCAGGAATATTAATGAACCAAGAAACATGGCAAATGAACCAACACCAGCATCATCAATCGGAAATGCTCCAATTCACACCGTTGATGGAGAATCTCGAGAATATTATGCTGCCTATAGATGTGCAGAATGGTGGGGGAGGGCAGATCTCAGAGGCTGATTGTTTGCAGCAGAGAAATGAGATGAATGAATGGATTGAAGCGCAGAATTCATGTTCTAGTTATTTTTTATGGGATCAAGCACAAGGAAATGTTGGTGGGGATGCTTCGTCAAATATGGCGACTTtgctctcttcttttccatcatcTCTCTGA